GTGAACATttctgacccctcagaggaccccatgATGCTaatcctgaatcaacaacagaactaacaaatattgctacaagtgtgactgcatcaaataataattgctgttaatagtgttcatagtCTTGCTGAGTACGTCTTGtattaatgttttctgaaaaatcttgtcatacacacacaaactgacagtcaccacttataaggtactactaaatattgtagaaatgtaattttctgtaaagttgctttgtaacgatttgtattgtaaaaagcactatatacaaataaacttgaattgaattgaatttcttttaatatttatctGAACAATAAATCAAAACAATTGGATCAGGCTGTGATCCGTTGTCTGAACTCATTTGCTCTGGCATGAAACACTTTGGTTCCTCTTTCTATTCCTGTGAAGGGAATGTCCCTGATGTGTTAAAAGAAAGAGAACAACTATGATAGTCGTGCAGCATTATCAGGGATGATTTTATGAAGGTAAGCTACTGAATCAcgttattttagtttaagtttaaatCTGGAGACAGTATTTAAGCAAAATTGTCaatgtaataatatgaaataatgaaTTTGTATGGCGGGACAGTCTTTTTGCCTTTGTGTGTACTTGAGTGTCATTATCGTGAACAACCGTAGAATGTGAAAAAAGGGAAACTTGTTTCAGAAGAGCTTGTCATGCATTTCCATGAAAACCTTCTTTAAGAAAgtctttaaatatttacaatgatTTATAGTTTCAATCCATCATTGTATACTTTACATTTTAaggatgtaaataaaacaaaaggggAAAAGGATTTGAGGAATGGGAAATTGACTGTTGGGACATTTGAGAATACATTACAGCAGTTTGTTTCTGAGTAATGTAATTATAGGATGTTTTTGTATATGTTGCCctgcatatatttaaataaattggaTACTTCTATCATCTTTAAAGcgattatataataaataatttaaataagacATCCATAACATGTTCTTGatgcatttgttacatttaaagaggaaataaatatgtaaatttgaCTTATGTATCAGCATTATGTCTGGATTAATACATAAGTTTATTCCAGATTCAAACTGATTATATCCTTTCCCTTTTTTTCTAGCAGCTGGCTGTATTAAACTCTTAGTGTTAGGTGCTGCTCATACTGAGTGAAGAACCTCACAGTGTTGGACTTTCATGAAGGCAGTCAATGGGAGTTACATTAAAAAGTGGAATTGAAAAACATGGCAGATTCTGCGTGTCGTGAACTGATCATAAAGGCAATATTCATCTGCCTCCTTGACCTTGCCTTCAGCTACAGCTTCAGGAGTTGCATAAAGATCCCTGATTCTAATCATACAATCTTCAGATGTATTAAATGTCATGAAACAGACATAACTGCAATTGTGAGTGATGTATACCCCACTGCAACAAACCTCACAGTTTCTCGGAATAACATTACACATATTCAAGGCCAAAGCTTTCATCATCTGTCCAATCTGACTTCTCTGGTACTAGATGCTAACCATATTGCTAGCATCCACAAAGATGCTTTTAATAACCTGCAGAACCTCATGATGTTAAATCTGTCCTGCAATCACCTATCATCTCTCCACCGTGATGTTTTCAGTGACCTACATAGCCTCACAGAGCTGTTCCTGGGAAACAATAATCTCACATATATTGATTTGTTCCTGTTTTCCAATTTGACACACCTCAAGATTCTTGACCTACGCAGGAACCACCTGAAAAACTTTTCATCTTTGGTTGAGTGTATAACAAACCTGTCTAGCTTGGAACAACTTGACCTTTCTTTTAACAATCTAACCACCCTGCATCACTCCACTCGTCTGCCGAACTCGCTTTCCAAACTTTACCTCAGTGATAATAAACTACACAAACTGGGATGTGACAAGTCTTTCCTAAAGTATGTGAAAGTATTAGATCTGTCAGACAACAAATTTCTGTCATCCAAATCTTTTCAGGGCTTGAATCTGAAGAGTATAAAGTACCTGCGCTTGCGCTTTACCAATGTCTCTCTCAACAAGCTTCTTAATTATACCAATATTCAACCAAGGCACATTGACTTCTCAGGTTTGAAACTGAAAGATCAGAATCTGCCTTTGCTGTGTCTTCACCTGCGAGATCATCAAATACCTAAAATGATACTCCAGAGCAATTCCATAAGATCTCTAAACAGAAGCACATTTTGTAATTGCTCCAGTATCACTCTAATGGACCTCTCACGGAATGAGATGAAAACCACAGACTGCTTGCAGTTTCTACACTGTCAGAACCAATTGGAAACTCTAAAAATAGAACATAACCATCTGACCAGGCTAAACTCCTGCACCAAATTTAATCTCAGCTTGAAAAACCTGACCTATCGTTACAATCGTATTCTAGAGGTTAGCGCATATGCCTTCAGTAACACACCACATTTAACAAAGCTCGAgctaaacataaacataattgCCTATTTGGACCATAAAGCCTTAAGTGGACTCCGACATCTTGTCACACTTCGTCTCGATAACAATCTGTTGAGCGATATCTACAATGACACCTTTGAGGATCTTATCAGCTTGAAAACGCTCAATCTGCGCAACAACCAAATAGCTGTGATTTTCAACTATGCATTTCAAAATCTGTCAAATCTAACTACTTTAGATTTAGGAGGGAACAAGATCACACAGATAAGGCCACATGCATTTGTTGGGCTGAAAAAATTGGCCAAACTGTATTTAGACAGAAATCGACTGAAAGAGATAGACAGCACGCTCTTTGGAAAACTTCATGCCACCCTGCAGGTGCTGGATTTACAAGCTAACCACATTCTGTATTTTTCAGAACATACATACTCGCCATTTATTAATATGTCCAAGCTCCTTGATCTGAAACTTGATGCACAGGAACCAAGCGGCATAAACTTGTTGCCACGCGCATTTTTCCGTGGTTTAACTTCTCTCAAAAGTCTTTACCTCACCAAC
The nucleotide sequence above comes from Carassius gibelio isolate Cgi1373 ecotype wild population from Czech Republic chromosome B16, carGib1.2-hapl.c, whole genome shotgun sequence. Encoded proteins:
- the tlr21 gene encoding toll-like receptor 21 gives rise to the protein MADSACRELIIKAIFICLLDLAFSYSFRSCIKIPDSNHTIFRCIKCHETDITAIVSDVYPTATNLTVSRNNITHIQGQSFHHLSNLTSLVLDANHIASIHKDAFNNLQNLMMLNLSCNHLSSLHRDVFSDLHSLTELFLGNNNLTYIDLFLFSNLTHLKILDLRRNHLKNFSSLVECITNLSSLEQLDLSFNNLTTLHHSTRLPNSLSKLYLSDNKLHKLGCDKSFLKYVKVLDLSDNKFLSSKSFQGLNLKSIKYLRLRFTNVSLNKLLNYTNIQPRHIDFSGLKLKDQNLPLLCLHLRDHQIPKMILQSNSIRSLNRSTFCNCSSITLMDLSRNEMKTTDCLQFLHCQNQLETLKIEHNHLTRLNSCTKFNLSLKNLTYRYNRILEVSAYAFSNTPHLTKLELNINIIAYLDHKALSGLRHLVTLRLDNNLLSDIYNDTFEDLISLKTLNLRNNQIAVIFNYAFQNLSNLTTLDLGGNKITQIRPHAFVGLKKLAKLYLDRNRLKEIDSTLFGKLHATLQVLDLQANHILYFSEHTYSPFINMSKLLDLKLDAQEPSGINLLPRAFFRGLTSLKSLYLTNNHIIGFGAETFDDLKSLEFLTLDNSCVGIAQLKPGIFKNLRNLKTLFVENMGIKSFSKEVFGNLTGLKLLHLNRNAMMSLDISLLDNLTNLTYIDMRSCPLSCSCQNSELQNWTISSKRLQFPYLYNITCQDHPGSFFHNFDTNVCYIDIALYLFSSTCTFTILLSLIPLLYVKLYWKFKYSYYVFRSWFGEQWRRLRDQEENYKYDAFVSYNSADEDWVMEQLLPNLEGSSFRLCLHHRDFELGRDIVDNIVAAVYGSRKTICVVSQSFLRSEWCSLEIQLASYRLFQEMQDVLLLVLLEPIPERQLSTYHRMRKVMLKKTYLQWPGPNCSDPNSAKELFWNQLKRALRSSNTESQEEQKMKEHKDQRREDKEGADQEEREYFVNQTPINNEVYYLMP